The following DNA comes from Phytohabitans rumicis.
GCCCTGCGGCACGCCGCGCCTGGCCGCCGCCGATTCCGGCAGCGCGTCGCGATCCACGATCACGATCTTCTGGTACGCCTCGCGGAGCGCGCGGGCCGTCAACAGCCCGCCCATGCTCGCGCCGATCACTACCGCCGTTCCCGTAGAAGCCATGTGCCGGACGTTATGCGCGCCCGGCGCGTCAGCCGTCTTCCAAAGTGCTCAGAAGAGAGTCGGGGGTGCGGCCGGCACCGGTTCGGGCAGCGGGGCGAGGTCGGGCACGCCGGCGCGTACCTCGTCGTGGAAGCGGCGGGCGAGCGCGAGCGCGTCGGCGTTGTCCGGGGTGTGGATGAACACGGTCGGCGATCTGCCTTCGCGCAGCCACCCGGTGGCCATCTCGACCCAGTGCCGCCAGCCCTCGACGGTGCTCGCGGTGGCGTCCCGGCCGAGGTACCGGACGATCGGGCGGTCGGTCAGCGCGCGCGACCGGCGTGGCATGCGCGGCTTCTTGGTCCAGGCGTCCCGCTCGGCGTCGCTGGTCGGCGGGCGCTGGAAGAACGCGACCGTGTCGAACGGGATCCACTCCGCGCCCGCGCGGGCGAGCACGTCTTCGAGCACCGTCGCGGACCGGGCATCCTCGAAGAAGGCGCGATGGCGGACCTCCACGGCGTACCGGTGGATGGTGGGCAGGCGGCGCAGAAAGCCGGCGAGGACCGGGACGTCGTCGGGCGCGAAGGAGCCCGGCAGTTGCAACCAGAGCGCGTGGGCCCGCGGGCCCAGCGGCTCGATGGCGTCCAGGAACGCGCGCACTTCCTCGTCGGCGCCGGCCAGCCGGCGTTCATGGGTGATGGTCTTGGGCAGCTTGACCACGAACCGGAAGTCGGGGTCGGTCTGGCGCGCCCACGAGGCCACCGCGCTGCGCGCCGGGGTGGCGTAGAACGTCGTGTTGCCCTCGACCGCGTTGCAGTGGCTGGCGTAGGCCCGCAGGCGTTCGTCGGGCGGAAGCGGATGCGGGAGGAAGCGTCCTTGCCATGGCTTGTGGGTCCACATCGCGCATCCCACGTGGAGGCGGCGCATCGGGCCCACGATATACGGGCCGTTCAGTCGTCGTGGATGCCGGTGCCGCTCAGCCGCTGAATCGGGACGTCCATGGTGGACAGATCATCCGTCGGCGCGTCCCGATCGAGGGCGGAACGGTCGGCGCTGGTGGGCACCTCGGCCCGGACCCGTTGCGCCAGCGGCAGGAACTTCTCCTGCAGGACGATGCTCGGGCTGCACTCGACCGCCTGCACGACCGCCTTGCCCTGCTGGTGCGTGACCAGCAGCAAGGCGTACTCGGGGATGCTCTGCAGCGTCGTCGGCTCCACCGCGTACTCGTAGACCCGTTGCCGGGACTGGCCGCTGGACCGGCTCTGCTGCTCCGTGACGCTGACGCTGCTCACCCAGCGCCACCCGGGCGTGCCGCCCACGGTGAGCGACTCCGACTGGCCGACGCCGTGGGTGAGCTGGCTGAGGACGAAGCGGTGATCGCGGCCGATGAACTGGGCGGCCGCCGCGGCCTCGGTGTCGTCACCCAGACGCATGAAGGCCACCGCGCCGCTGCCGATCGCCTGCCGCGGGTCGCGCCGCAGGCGGGCGTGGAAGGTCACCAGGTGCACACCGCGCCGGTCGCAGGCGCTCGCCAGCCGTTCCATGCGTTCGGTCGCGATGTCGTCGGCGCCGGCGATGACCAGTGTGCTGCGTGGCCGCTGCGCGCCGGTGTGGACCTTGTGCGTCAGCCACCGCACCAGCAGGTCGCTGAACATGCGGCGGCGGGTGGCGCCGAGCTGCGGCGGGGTGACGATGCTGAGCAGCCCGCTGTCCGGCGGTTCGACGCCGCCGGTGGGCCGCTCACCCAGCCGCCGCAGCGGCGACAGCTCCGACTCGATGCGCTGCAGATGTCCGATGACGCCTTGCCGGTACTCGTCGGTGAACATCTCCTCGGCGATGTGCCGGCGCTCCTCGCGGCCCAGCGGTCCGGGGTCGGCGCCCGCCGGGCCCCGGCTGTCGGGGCGTTGGCCGGCGGCCACCCGTACCGCGGCGAGGATCCGGTTGATCGTGATGTCGGTACCGAGCGCGGCGCAGATCTCGGTGAGCAGGTAGTGGTCGATCGTCGCGTCAGGCCCCGGGTTGATGAGATCGACCAGGGTGTCGACGGTCTGCTCGGCGTCCATGCCGGCGAACGGGTTGAACTCGGGCAGGTCGTCCGGGAGGTGGCACACGCGCGTGTCGTGGCCGTGCTCGCGGGCCAACCGGACGAGGTCCTCGGTCACCGTGGCGCCGGAGAGGTCGACCACGGTGAGCGGCACGCCGGCGCCGAGCGTGGACGAGCCGAAGACCGTGAGCAGCCCCTCCCAGCCCCAGTGCGTGCCGCCGAACACGTCGAGGCGGCGGCTGGTCGGCGGCAACTCCTGGGCGCGCCACTCGGCGAGTTCCTCGATCCGGTCCCGTTCCTGCGCCTCGTGTCGCTCGCGGGCCTGCTCCCAGGAGGCCCGGTTGACAACGTTGCCCGTACGGATGTCGGCGCACCGCCGGTCGAAGGCGTCCACATCGGCGCGAGCGCGGCGTACCGGCAACTCCGCCAGGACCGCCGCGACGCCGACGATGCCCACGAAGACGAGGGCGGCGAGCCGGATGTCAGCCAAAAGAGTGACACACCCGAGCCCGATGAGGCCGGCCATGGCACCGCCGAGGACGACCGGCACGCGGTTGTCCCGGGCCCAGTTAACCGCGCGTTCCAGCTTCCGGCGTTCGTCCGGATCCGGGTCGGGGTTGGGCACCGGCCGGGGCCGGCGGTACGGGCGGAACGCCTGCCAGGGGTCCTCGAAGACCCATCCCAGCCGGCGCCCGGCCGCGAAGAGCAAACGCACCCGTTCTCGTTCGTCGTCCGGTGATGGCTTCGTCATGCAGGCCCCCTGCACTGGCACACGAACGGGTGACCGTGGGTAGCCGTTACACAGCGCTACGCACGGTCGATGGTACGTATGGCGGCCTTCTGTTTCTAGACTGTCGCTATGGGTGACGAACGATGGCTGGACGGCCTAGCCGCGTTCGCCGTTCGGGAGTTGCCCAGACCTGCGCCGCGGCTCGACGGTGCCGCCCCCGACGACGGCGGGCAGCGGCAGCGGGCCGCGGCCGTCGCCGCCGCCTTCCACGCCGCCGGGCCGGAAACCGCCACGGTCGGGATCGCGTGGTGCCGGCCGTCCGCGCAGCAACCGGTCGGCGTGTGGGCGCTGGGCGACGTGATCGGTTCCCGCACCGTCGACGGCGGCCTGACGTTGAGCCTGCCGATCGGTGCCCGCGCGACCGCCGTACCGGAGGGCGTCGCGGCCGAACTGCGGTCGCTTCCAGTGTGGACACGCGTCGGCGCGATCGCCGACGCGCTGGCGCTGGACACCGGCGACGGGCCCGAACGGGCGCAGGCGCGGCTGTCCCTGCCGGAGGCGTTGCTGGCGGTGTGGCACGAGCCGTTCGCCTGGCTGATCGCGGCGACGGCGGTCAGCCTCGACGAGATCGCCGACCGCGCCGCCGACATCGCGGAGCAGGCACGCGACGCCAGGTCGCGGGCGCAGTCCTCGGCGGAGTACGCGGTGCGCTCGACCCGGCTCGAACGCCAGCTCGGCGAGTTGCGGCTCGCGTCCACGACCGGGCTGTGGCGGGTGCACCTGCTCGCTGGCGGAACGGACGAGCGTTCGGCCCGGCGGATCGGCGCGACGCTCGCCGGGGCGGCCGACCTGGCCGGCCTGCCGCACGTGCTGGTGCCGACCGGGGTGACCGGTCCCCTCGACGACGCGCTGTACCACCCGGCCTGGGGATCGGCTCCGGCCGACGCGCCGTTCTTCGCCCCGTCGCGCCTGGTCGCGGCGCTGTTGGAGCCGCCGCGCCGGGAGGTGCCGGGCCTCCGGCTGCGGCTGCCGCCGGACTTCGACACCACACCGGAGGCGGACGCGTTGGCCGGGACGGACGTGGTGCATCTCGGCCGGGTGCTGGACGGCAACGGGGCACCGGTCGGCGCGCTGCCGGTCGCCGCGGCCAGCCTGGTGCGGCACGTGTTCGTCGCCGGCGCGACCGGTGCCGGCAAGTCGCAGACCGTCCGGAACCTGCTGGAAGAGGCCACCCGGATCGGCGTGCCGTGGCTCGTCATCGAACCGTCCAAAGCGGAGTACCGGGCGATGGCCGCGCGCCTGCCCGGCGTGCCGGTGATGGTGGTCCGCCCCGGCGACGTCGACACCGCGCCGGCCGGGCTGAACCCCCTCGAACCGGCGGCCGGGTTTCCCCTGCAGACCCACGTCGACCTGGTGCGCGCGCTGTTCAACGCCGCGTTCGACGCGGAAGAGCCGTTTCCGCAGGTGCTCAGCGCCGCGCTCATCCGCTGCTACGAACGCCAGGGCTGGCACCTGGCGCTCAACCGGCCGCAGGACGGCGCGCGGCGGCCGCGCTACCCGACCCTGACGGATCTGCAGCGGGCCGCCGAGGAGGTGGTCGCCGACATCGGGTACGGCCGCGAGGTCACCGACAACGTGCGGGGCTTCATCCGGGTACGCCTGGCGAGCCTGCGGCTGGGCACCACCGGCCGGTTCTTCGAGGGCGGCCACCCGCTCGACTTCGCCGAGGTACTGCGCAACCCGGTCATCTTCGAGCTGGAGGACGTCGGCGACGACCAGGACAAGGCGTTCCTCATGGGCACCCTGCTCATCCGGCTGACCGAGCACCTGCGGGTGGACAGCCGGCGGGCGGACGGCGGGTCCGGCCGGCCCGAACTGCGCCACCTCACCGTCATCGAGGAGGCGCACCGGCTGCTGCGCCGCCAGACCGAGCAGGGTCCGGGCGCGCACGCGGTGGAGATGTTCGCCGCGCTGCTGGCGGAGATCCGCGCGTACGGCGAGGGCATCGTCATCGCCGAGCAGATCCCGACGAAGCTCATCCCCGACGTCATCAAGAACACCGCGGTCAAGATCCTGCACCGGTTGCCGGCCCTGGACGACCGGCAGGCCGTCGGCGCCACGATGAACCTGACCGACGGGCAGTCGGCGTACCTCGTCACGCTGCCACCGGGCACCGCCGCCGTCTTCACCGACGGCATGGACTATCCGGTGCTGGCCCGCATGCCGGACGGCACCGCCCGGGAGGCCGTGCCCGTCGCGCCGGGAACGCCCGCGCGGCTGGTCGGCCGGCGCAGCGCCACCTGCGGACCGGAGTGCGTACGGCGGCCGTGCAGCCTGGCCGAGATCGGCATCGCCAGCCAGCTTCCCCGTGGCCCGGAACGGTCGTGGTGGCGGCTCTGGGCGGAGTTGTGCGTGGTCGCGCACCTCACCGGATGGACCGCGCCGCGCCCGCGCGCCGACCTGCTCGCCGGGGCTCGTGGCCTGCCCCGGCGGACGTTCGACTGCGTGGTGGGCCACCTCGCCGACGCCGCGGTCGCCGTACGGTCGGAGATCGTGACGCGGTCCGCCGACCCCGACGCGCTGGCCGCGCACATCGCGCACACCATGCGCGCCCAGCTCACCCGGGCCACACCCTGTGCGGCGGAGGAGCCGCAGTGGCTGGCCCGGTCCTTCCGCTGGAGCCTGGTCTGGGACGAGCTCAAGCGGACGGCCCGCGACCGGCCGGACGCGCCGCCGCACCCGCGTGCCGCCGAGTGGCAGGAGCGGTACGGCCGCACGCTCCCGCGGACCAGCGCCGCGGACCAGCTGGCCACGGTCCAGCAGTGGTACCAGGACGACGAGCGCGACAAGCGGACCCGCCATGAGGTCTTCTTCGGCACCCACCGGCCGTCCGCGATCGAGACGGTGCTCGCCGCCACGGCCCCGGACGACCCCTGGCCGGCCCGGTTGGACCGAGCCCTGGCCGACTTTCCCAACACCCGCTGGGCGCGGCGCTATCTCGGCGCCCCGCCGCCCTAAGCCACCCCCGGAGGAGCGACATGAGCAGCACGCTGGAGCGCGAGAGCACGCACGAGGACGACCGGCCGGACGAGCGCGGATCGGAGCAGGCCGACCAGCCCGAGCGGGACATGACGGTCGACACGGGTGGCGAGTTCGAGTCCCGGGCCGACCACCGGTCGGCGCTGGACCGGCTGCCCGGCGATTCCGGCGACGACGAAGGCCCGGAGCTGATCGACGACGACGCGGACACCGACATCGGCACGGACAGCGCCACGGACGACGCCGGCATCGGGGTTCAGAGCGACGCCGGCCCGCGCGCCGACGCCGACGCGCACACCAGCCCGCCGTACCCGCCCGAGCCGTCGCATTCGGCGCAGCACGCCGACAGCGGCTCGCACACGGCCGCCGACTCGCACTCGCATACGACATCCGACTCGCACTCGGCCACCCACTCGCACTCCGGCGGCGACTCCACCGCCAGCTCCACTTCCGGTTCCGGCTCCTCGTCGGGCTCGGGCTCCAGCTCCGGCGGCGGGTGACGGCTACTGGCTGGTGGATCCGGAGCGGATGCGGTCCCGGATGAAGTTTCCGGACTCGGTGAGCACGTCCGTGCCGGCGTACTCGGTGCCCTGGCACGTGCCCTGCTGGAACGCGGAGTTGCTCTCCCGGCCGTCGGAGAAGCTCCACATCGCGTACCCGATCTTGTGGCTCTTCAGCAGGTCGAGCCACTCGGTCGCGCTCGCCAGGTCGTTGGGGCCGTCACCGGTGAACGTCTGGGTGCCGAACTCGCTGACGAACAGCGGCAGGCTCGCCGCCGCCCGGTCGACCACCGCACGCCGGTCCGCACCGTGCGAGGCGGCGTAGAAGTGGAACGTGTACATGATGTTGTCGGCGTCGACCGGGTCGTTGATGATCTCGCTCTCGTCGCTGCCGTCGGTCAGGCCCAGCGACGAGAAGCCACGGGTGCCGACAAGCACCACGCCATCCGGGTCGGCCGCGCGTACGACGGGAATGACCTGCTCGGCGTAGCTCTTGATGTCATCCCAGCTCACCCCGTTGGGCTCGTTCGCGATCTCGTAGATGACGTTCGGCTTGTCGGCGTGCGCGGCGGCGACGTCCGCGAAGAACGTCTTCGCCCGCTCCAGGTTGAAGTTGGGATCACCCGGCGTGAGGATGTGAAAGTCGATGATGGCGTAGAGGCCCAGCGTGGTCGCCGTCTCGACGGCCTCGTTCACCTTGCTGGTGAAGCCGGCGGGGTCGGTCTCGAAGCCGCCCTCCTGCACGTACATCGAGATGCGGACGAAGTCGGCCAGCCAGTCGTTGCGGAGCGCCGCCAGCGAGTCCGGGTTGAGGCAGTCCGGGAAGAACTGGATGCCGTGGCTGCTCATGCCGCGCAACTGGATCGGCTCGCCGGCCTCGTTGCAGAGGTTGACGTCGCACACGCGCAGCTGCCCGTTGACCGCGACCGGCGACCCCGCCGGCCCGGCCAGCACCTCGGGCGCGGCCGCCGTCTCGGCCGTGCTCTCGGGTTGGACCATGCGCACCGTGTCGCCCTCGGTCTCGGCGTTCGCGATGGGTAGCACCGCCCACCCGGCGGCGACGACGGCGGCGGCGATGGCGGCGATGGCGAGGTTGCGGCGTCGAGGCATAGGGCGGGCTCCGGGGGCGTGCGCAGGTTCGCGGTTGTCGATGCCCCCTACTACGGACCTTGAGCCCCCACAGTTCACCCCTCCGCCCCGCGCCGCCCCCGTCCGCGGCCGCCTCCGTCCGCGGCCGCCTCCGTCCGCGCCGCCTCCGTCCGCGGCCGCCTCTGCCGCGCCGATCAAGGACTTCCGCGTCGATCAAGGGCATACGGCCGTGGTTTGATCTCCGATCCACGACCATTTGCCCTTGATCGACGGCGAAGTCCTTGATCGACGTGCATGGGGTTGATCGAGGAAGCACCGACCGACGGGGAAGTCCTTGATCGACGGGGAACGGGAGGGGTGGGAACCGGGGGACGCGTCAGGGTGATCACCGATGGTCGGGCTCCCGGGGCGTCTCTAGGGTATTGATCTTGTGCAGTGGCTTAACGATCTACTCGGTGGGCTGCCGCCGGTGCTCGTGTACGCCGTCGTGGGCGCGCTCGTCGCCGGCGAGGTCGCGGTCACCGCCGGCCTCGTGCTGCCGGCCGCGACCGCGCTCATCGCGCTCGGCCTGCTCGCCAACGCGGGAACGGTCGACATCGCGCCGTCGCTCGGCGTTGCGGTCGGAGCGGCCTGGCTCGGCGGCACGCTGGCGTACCGGTCGGGCCGGCGGCTGGGGTCGCGCGCCCGCACCACCCGTTTCGGCCGCTGGATCGGGCCCCGACGCTGGGAACGCGCCGACCGGCTCTTCACCCGGTACGGCGGCCGCGCCCTCTTCCTCGGCCAGTGGGTCGTGGTCGCGCGCACCCTCGTCCCGCGCCTCGCCGGGATGAACGGCGTGCCGTACCGCCGGTTCGCGGCCTGGCACACGCCGGCGGCGGTGCTGTGGGCGGTGTGGTTGGTGGGCGCGAGCTACGGCCTGGGCGCCTCGTACGACCGGGTCGCCAGCCGGCTCGGACACGCCAGCGGCGCCCTCGCGGTCCTGGTCGGCATGATCGTCGTACTCGTGCTCGCCGGCCGGTGGATCGGCCGGCACCCCGACCCGATCCGGGCGTCCGGCGCGCTGCTCGGCCGCCTCCCGCTGGTCCGGGCCGTGGCCGGCCGTGACGCGCCGGCGTGGTCGTGGCGCGGGCGCCTCGAACGCCGGTACCCGCTCCTGGGCCCGGCGTTCGACGTCGCGCTCAGCGTGGCGCTGCTGTCCGCGTTGGCCGCCCTGCTCGTCGTCGCGACGCCGGTGATCGTGCGGTTCAGCGGGCTGGACGCGGTGGACGCGTCGGTCGCCGCCTGGGCCCGCTCCGAATGGGCGTCGGACACCTACCTGTTCGCGCTCTCCGCCGCGACCAGCGTCGCGCCGGAGGGAGTGATCGGGGCTGCCGCCGTGGTGTCGATCGCGCGCTGGTGCTGGGTCTGGTGGCGCGGCGGGCACCGGCTGCGCCGCGACGACGCGGTCGGCATCCTCGCCGCACTGGGACCGGTGCTGCCAGTGGTCCTCCTCGCGGCCGTCCTGGAGGCGCTGATCCCGCCGGTGTCGACCGCCCGCGGCCTCGCGCCGGACGGGTGGCGCGCGCCCGAGTCGATCGTGCTGCCGCCGGTGGCCGAGTTCGACGGCCAACTCCCGCCGGCCGACGCCGCTGGCGCGCTCGCCGGCCTCGCCGCCGGTGAGACGGCGCTGCTGGCCGCCGCCGTCGGGCTGCTGACCTGGCTGTTGACCCGGCGCGCGCCGCGTCCGCTGCGGGTCGCGGCCTGGACAGCCGCCATCGGGTACGTCGTGGTCTGCGGCGGCGGGTGGGTCTTCATCGGCTGGAGCCGCACCAGCGAGACGGTCGCCGCGCTCCTGCTCGGGGCGGCGTGGACGGCGTTCAACGCGGCGATCTGGTCCGCCCGGCGTACCGGGGGCGCGGCACCGAACCGCCGGCATCGATCGAATATGATCTTCGCCCGTGGGAGACGATCGGGGCGCAGTCCGGGCGGTGAGCCTGCGGGCGACACACGCCGACCGGCGGAGCACAGTGGAGTTGCTCGACGCCGCCCTGGACGAGGGCCGGCTGGACCCGCGTGAGCACGACACCCGGGTACGCGCCGCGCAGGCCGCCAAGCGCCCCGGGGAGCTGGCGAAACTGGTGGCCGACCTGCCGGACCGCCCCGGCGTGTGGGAGTGGACCGACCACCTGCGCATCCGGGCCACCGATCGCCAGCGGGCCACGACCTGGCTCGGGGACGGGCTCGCCGCGGGCGTGCTGACCGCCGAGGAGCACGAGCGGCGGCTGGCGAAGATCGCCGCGGCGGTCACGTACGAGTCGCTGAGGAAGCAGCTCGACGGCGTACCCGGCCCGCCGGGCACGGTCCGCGAGCGGCTGTTCGTCACGGCGACGGACCGCGAACGCCTGACCGCCCGGCTGGCCCGGGCGCTGGCCGACGACCGGATCGGGGCGGACGACCACGCCGAGCTCCGGGACGCCGTCGCGGCGGCGAAGCGGTACGGCGACCTGGACCGGGCGTCGGCCGCGCTGGACGAGTCCGCCGGCCAGGACCCGCGCGCGGAGGTGATCCGGCGGCTGGACGCCGCGTACGCCGACGGCCAGATCGGGGCGGCCGACCACGAACGGCGGACCAGCGCCGCCAAGGTGGCCGGGCGCAACGCCGACCTGCGGGCGCTGCTCGACGGGCTGACCGAGCCGGCCAAGGGCGCGACCCCCGAGTGGATCGTCGGGCGGGCCAAGTCGACACTGGCCAAGCACCTGCTCACCGATGCCGAGCGCAAGCAGACCGCGCGGGCGCTCGAACGCGCCCTGCACGAGGGCCGCCTGGACCTCGATGAGTACGACGAGCGGGTGCGCGACGCGTACGCGGCGCAGGAGGCGGCCCAGCTCCGGCCGCTGCTGGTCGACGTCGTCGCCCCGGCCGGCGCCCCCGAGCGGCCGGACAAGGCGGCGCGGCGGTCGGCTCCGGGCCGGTTGCTCGGCGTGCTGGCCGTGGCCGGCGCGCTGGTCGCCGGGACGCTGGGCGTGGTCGCCTGGCGCTCCGGCGACCCGGCGCCGGCACCCGGTACCCCGGCCGCCCGGACCGATGTCAAGGTCGCGTGGGCGGCGCCCCTGGACCGCCCGACGGGCATCCAGGCCGTCGGCAACTGGGTGACGGGTTCGGCACTCATCCGGGCCCGCACCGACCAGGTCACCGCGTACGACCTCGCGGACGGGCGGGTGCGGTGGACCTTCCCGGTGCCCGGCCGCAACGAGCTGTGCACGATGAGCCGGGAGACCGAGGACGGCATCGGTCTGATCGGCTTCGGCCCGGACGACAGCGGCGTGAAGTGCACGACCATCGCCGCGCTCGACCTCGGCACCGGCCAGCTGCTGTGGCAGCGGTCCCGCAAGGTGTACGAGGGCGGCTCCGCCGCGCAGGGCGCGGTCAGCGACGAGGTCGGGATCGCGGCTGGCACAGCCATCGTCAAGGAGCCGGCCGGCTTCGTCGCCGTCGGCCTGCGCGACAACAAGGAGAAATGGCGCACCGCGGTGCGGGGCGAGTCGTGCACGGCGTACTCGGTGACCGCCTCCGGCACCGACGTGGCGCTGCTGTCGGCGTGCGAGGACAAGTCCGCCCGGCTGTCCATGGTGGATCCGGCATCCGGCCGGGTCCGCTTCGGCACCGACCTTCGACTGCACGACGACGACCATCTCGTAGCCGTGGTGGAGAACAAGAAAACCACCATCGTGCTGTCGACCACGCCACTGGTCGTCCGCACCTCTGACGACGGCAGCCGTACGCGCGACGCGGTCATCTCGTTCGATGGGCAGGGGCGGCGGCGCGCGACCGTACCGCTGTCGCAGGACGACCTCGACGTGGCGCCCCACCAGCTTCCCGCGCCGTTCGGGTGGTCGGACTCGTTTATCGCCCGGCCACCGCGTGCGTTCGCCGTCTTCGGCGACACGCTCATCGCGCCGGTCATGCTGGCCGGTGGCACGGGCGAGGACCGGCTGGCCGCGTTCTCCCTCGCGGACGGGCGCCGGCTGTGGCAGGTCGAGCTCGGGGCGCCGGTCGCGACCGCGACCGCCGACGGCGAACGCTTCGTCGTGGCCACCACCGACGCGAGAATCCGCGCCTTCTCGGCCGCCGACGGCCGCGCCCTGGGCGACACCCGGATCGATGCCCCGGAGGACTCGGTGTACGGACCGTACGAGCTGTGGCCCGCCGGCGACCGGTACGCGATCAGCCACGTGGAGGGGTCGGCCGGACCGCCGCCGGCCCTCGTGCTCGGCTGAGTCCGTCTAGGCTAGACCTACCAGACCTCGAGCACGCCGCCCAGCACGACCAGTATCGCGCCGAGTAGCCGGCCGGCTCAGGGCAGGTAGGTGGCGTCGCGGGCGGCGGCCACGACCCGATCGCCGTCCGCGGCGCCGAGCCGGCCGGTCGCCACCCACGCCTCGGCGGTACGCGCGACGTGGTCGACCAGGTCGTCCCGGCTGTGGAACGGGGCGGCCGCCCACACCTCGTCGAGCAGCGTGGTGCCGTCGTCCTTCGCCGGGTTGGCCACGCCCGCGTCGACGCCGCCGAACGCGATCCGCGGCTCGACCCGCTCGAAGTACACGTGCGTCGGATCCTCGGTGCCCTCGAAGAAGGGTGCGATCGCGACGCCGTCCAGGGTGTAGTGCAGCGGCTGGCCCTCGACCGGGGTGAGCGCGCCAGCCAGGTCGCCGGACAGGCCCGCATTGCGGTAGAGGCCGAACGGCAGGTATGTCGTGCGCGGGTCGCGGGCGACCAGGTTGACCGGCCCGTAGAAGAGCGCCTGGAGCGCCGGGTTGTCCAGGGCCCGCTCCACCCGCAGCCGGAACGGCATGGTGACGCGGACGGTGTCGCCGGTACGCCAGGCCCGCGAGACGGTGGCGTACGTGCCGGGGGTGAACGGGCCGGGCAGAGCCTCGCCGTTGACCGTGACCGCGAAGCCGTCGCCCGCCCACGCCGGCACCCGCAGGTGCAGGTCGAATGTGGACTGTCCGGTGATGGTGAGCGTGCTGCCCTGCTCGACCGGGAAGCCGGTGGTCTGGGTGACGGTGACGCCCTTGCCCGCCCAGTCCAGTGTGGACGGACTGTAGAGGTTGACGTACAGGCCCGTGCCGTCGGCCGTGCGGAAGTACACCGAGTCCTGGTACTTCGTGGCGCTCTCCAGCCCGGTGCCCTCGCAGCACGTGGTGCCCTGCTTCGGGGTGTAGTTGCGCACGTGGCCCGGCAGCAGCCCGACGAAGTATGTGACGAGCGGCCGCTCCGCGTCCGGACGGTCCTGTTTGGAGCCGAGGATCTGGTTGTACAGCGTCCGCTCGTAGTAGTCGACGTACTTCGGGTCCCGGTCGTGCTGGAAGAGCATCCGGCTCAGCTTCAGCATGTTGTACGCGCAGCAGGTCTCCGCGTTCGTGTCGCTGAGCGTGCCGGCGATCGCGCCCGCCGCGCGCCAGAACTCCAGCGTGCTCGTGCCGCCGATGCTGTACATCCGGGTCGGCACGACCATGTCCCAGAGGTTCTTCGCGGCGGCCAGGTAGCGGTCCTCGCTGGTCTCCTCGTACAGCCGGACCAGCCCGACCAGGATCGGCAAATGCTGGTTGGCGTGCAGGCCG
Coding sequences within:
- a CDS encoding DUF1707 domain-containing protein; translated protein: MGDDRGAVRAVSLRATHADRRSTVELLDAALDEGRLDPREHDTRVRAAQAAKRPGELAKLVADLPDRPGVWEWTDHLRIRATDRQRATTWLGDGLAAGVLTAEEHERRLAKIAAAVTYESLRKQLDGVPGPPGTVRERLFVTATDRERLTARLARALADDRIGADDHAELRDAVAAAKRYGDLDRASAALDESAGQDPRAEVIRRLDAAYADGQIGAADHERRTSAAKVAGRNADLRALLDGLTEPAKGATPEWIVGRAKSTLAKHLLTDAERKQTARALERALHEGRLDLDEYDERVRDAYAAQEAAQLRPLLVDVVAPAGAPERPDKAARRSAPGRLLGVLAVAGALVAGTLGVVAWRSGDPAPAPGTPAARTDVKVAWAAPLDRPTGIQAVGNWVTGSALIRARTDQVTAYDLADGRVRWTFPVPGRNELCTMSRETEDGIGLIGFGPDDSGVKCTTIAALDLGTGQLLWQRSRKVYEGGSAAQGAVSDEVGIAAGTAIVKEPAGFVAVGLRDNKEKWRTAVRGESCTAYSVTASGTDVALLSACEDKSARLSMVDPASGRVRFGTDLRLHDDDHLVAVVENKKTTIVLSTTPLVVRTSDDGSRTRDAVISFDGQGRRRATVPLSQDDLDVAPHQLPAPFGWSDSFIARPPRAFAVFGDTLIAPVMLAGGTGEDRLAAFSLADGRRLWQVELGAPVATATADGERFVVATTDARIRAFSAADGRALGDTRIDAPEDSVYGPYELWPAGDRYAISHVEGSAGPPPALVLG